aagggcctgttcctgtactgtaattTTCATTGTTCTTCAGTGTTATAAAAGATATGCTCACAGCACGCTATATAGGTAGGTCGGAGCACAGTTTGATTAAAGAGTTAAATCACAATTAACCTGTTTGCCTGAAGTTCGTTTCGACAGGTTTTCTAAATACACACTCTGAATGAATTTCATACCTTCATTTGAGACAGGTGGACCCATGCTCTTGCAGGTAACGTCTGTTGGTTGCCCGTGGAAGAATGGCAGCTGCCAAGAGTAATCCACGTGCCCTTGAGACACCGACTAGTCTGTGTATATTTAAAACTGATTGAACACAAACACACTCAATGTGCCAACTTTACATGCTACTTGTGACAATGTCATAACTGCTAAACTGTAGATTGTTGTTGATAATCTTCCTCTGAAGTCAATTGTGAAATCAAAATGTCAGTAAAATTTGCTTCCATTTCTAATGTGACTCTCCCACATGCTTTCTTTCAAAGTTATTATTTACTTGCTTTATTTTGTTTCCGGCGTGATTTCCTTCAATTCACGAAACATCAATTATTTTTGACCTGTGCTGCAATGAGGTGACATCATGGAAGTCCCGTTAGCGTTGTATTTTGCCATCCTGTTGTATTATAATAATTGCCTTTACCACTTTCTCCGAACGATTATCTTTACCAATGTCCCACTATTTCTTGTATGTCCCCATCACCTAATTTTTCGCCTCTTGTGCCACACATCTCACCTTTAGCCATCTCAAACAATCAGCTTTACAATACTTTCTTGATCATCTGTTTCTCTTAATGATCAGAATTAGGTCAGCATATCCCGATGCCATTAATATTTTGCATTGTAGACGAAGTAGACTGAAGTGAGCTCCTTACATACTCAGTAATACCGGAAGTTAAATGCAGAATATTATCATTTGACAATCTTGCAATCCATTTCATACATTTACCTTTCCGTTTTTGGCATCTGGGTAAATACTGTCAGATTTCTTTTTAGTACACAGTTGTCATAATACTCACAAGAGCTATAATGATAGGAAAGAAAGTAATTCTGATGATGTGTCTACATTAGTGTTATGTTTATGTTAGTTATGATTTTGAAATGCACCAAACCTAAAAAGTGACTTGATTTCAATTGATCTCTTCCCTCAAATAGCTGAATTGATAAGGCACTTCTGTGCTGATGTTTTGTCTACTCCACTGActttgtttttgttagagagggATAATATTGCACTTTTTTTGCAATGTTTCTGTGAGGGTCTAGATGTTCAACATTTCTGTAAATTTATGATCTTGAAAACGTACACAATTAAATCCCAATGGTCAAAAATAAATTTTATCTAACATTGTTTTTTTCAGAACGCAAGGGTTATTCAACTCGTTTTATTGAGTCAATAAAATGAAATCCTCGGACATATACTTATCATGTGATTCATAAAATCGTAATTCAGTTGGTCATGTACGTGAAACTGCTTCTTTATATTTTCTGTGCAATACGAGACCCATGCAATCAATGCAAAATTAAACTGAAGCCATCCAGGCAAACAGGTTAAAGCTTGTAAAAGCTATTTCAAAAATCGTTTCATTATTCATATCTACTGAATTGCAAAAAACTCACGGTTACATTTTTACATAACTATGTCTGACATCCTTTCCCtaatcattgttttgaatgtTATAATTATTATCATTTTTCCCATTGACAGTGCCAATTGCACATCATAGTGGAAGCATGTCACAGTCAACAGAGACAAACGTGTTTCTCGCTAACATAACTAACTTCTTTGATACTCAAAGAGGAACTTCATACAAAAAGGTCGAAGTGATCTTCATTGTGGTTATGACTGGATCCATAAATTTGATGACCATTACTGGAAACATTCTCGTTATTATCGCAATCAAAACAAACAGACAATTACGAACTATTAACAACTACTTTATTTTCAGTTTATCCTGTGCTGATTTGATTCTCGGTGTGTTCACGATGAATGTATTCACCATTTACACCGCATTTGGATATTGGCCCATGGGTCCTGTTTTCTGTGATTTGTGGCTTGTTGTAGATTATGTTGTAAATAATGCATCTGGAATGAACCTTCTCATAATCAGCTTTGACCGGTACTTCTGCGTGACAAAGCCCCTTAGCTACCCCGTGAGGAGAACACCTAAGATTGCAGGGATAATGATAGCAACAGCTTGGGTGGTGCCATTTTTCCTCTGGGCACCCGCCATTGTTTTCTGGCAGTTTATCGTTGGGGAGCGGACAGTTCCAGAGGATGAGTGTTATCCACAGCTCTTCTCAAATCCAGCCATCACTTTAATAATTGTTATAGCTGTCTTCTATCTCCCTGTTACAATCCTGGTGACTTTGTATGTACGCATTTCTTGTGCCAGCAAGAGTAGAATAAAATGGGCTAAAAATGAATCTGAACCAAGCAAACGCTTTTGTTATCCATTTCCATGTAAGATCAATGAGGCAAAACCGATTGCCATCAACATACCAAATATTTCTGCTGGGTCTCTTCATGCCCAATCACAAAACAAAAAAATGAATGCTGGAATGCCAACTGACAAAGCTGAACAAGTAGAAAAGGGGGT
This Chiloscyllium punctatum isolate Juve2018m chromosome 30, sChiPun1.3, whole genome shotgun sequence DNA region includes the following protein-coding sequences:
- the LOC140455023 gene encoding LOW QUALITY PROTEIN: muscarinic acetylcholine receptor M2-like (The sequence of the model RefSeq protein was modified relative to this genomic sequence to represent the inferred CDS: inserted 2 bases in 1 codon); the protein is MSQSTETNVFLANITNFFDTQRGTSYKKVEVIFIVVMTGSINLMTITGNILVIIAIKTNRQLRTINNYFIFSLSCADLILGVFTMNVFTIYTAFGYWPMGPVFCDLWLVVDYVVNNASGMNLLIISFDRYFCVTKPLSYPVRRTPKIAGIMIATAWVVPFFLWAPAIVFWQFIVGERTVPEDECYPQLFSNPAITLIIVIAVFYLPVTILVTLYVRISCASKSRIKWAKNESEPSKRFCYPFPCKINEAKPIAINIPNISAGSLHAQSQNKKMNAGMPTDKAEQVEKGVFTEKKISMXFETPNQKKEGAIHDGVSFSNTQSQVVMTPIKLASMKIIGDSHICRFMGTMAGLETGGGNMEPDFRDDRSNGTIIKMIKVATNMKKVAGHRDKTVTRTILAIILAFVITWSPYFVMVIITAFCPSCITHTIWNIGNWIVYMNSTINPACYALCNVTFKKTFKHLLFCQYKSIGTRR